The region CGCGCCATCGCGGCGGGGGCGCAGTTGTTCATCGGCGGCGAGATGGGCATCGGCAATACCACGGCCGCCAGTGCTTTGGCGTGTGCGTTGCTGGATTGCCCGGTCGTGCATCTCGCCGGGCCGGGCACGGGGCTCGATGCCGCCGGTGTCAGCCATAAAGCGCAGGTCATCGAGCGCGCCTTGGCACTGCACGGTGCGGAGCGGGGAGACGCGTTGAAAACCTTGTTCAACCTCGGCGGCTTTGAGATCGCGGCACTGGTCGGCGCTTACCTGGCTTGTGCTCAGGAGGGCGTCGTGGTGCTGGTGGACGGCTTTATTTGCAGCGTCGCCGCGTTGGTCGCCGTGCGTTTGAATCCAGAGTGTCGCCAGTGGTTGCTGTTTGGCCATCGCGGCGCTGAGCCGGGCCATCGGCATGTGCTGGAAACCCTGGGCGCTGAGCCGCTACTGGACCTAGGTCTGCGTCTGGGCGAGGGCAGTGGCGCGGCATTGGCCGTGCCGTTGCTGCGTTTGGCCTGCGCCCTTCACGGGGACATGGCGACGTTCGCCGAAGCGGCGGTCGCGGATCGCCCGGCATGACTTTGTGCCTTGATCTGTTGCGCCACGGCGAAACCGAACTCGGCGGTGGCTTGCGCGGTAGCCTCGACGATGCATTGACTGCCAAGGGCTGGGCACAGATGCGTGCCGCAGTCATCGACCAAGGGCCTTGGGACCGCTTGGTCAGCTCGCCGTTGCAGCGTTGCGCACGGTTCGCCGATGAGCTGGGGGCGCAACTCGGTTTGCCGGTGCAGCTCGATAAAGACCTGCAAGAATTGCACTTTGGCGCGTGGGAAGGGCAGAGCGCAGCGGACCTGATGAAAACCAGTGCCGATGCGCTGGGGTTGTTCTGGGCCGATCCCTACGCCTTTACGCCTCCAGAGGGCGAGCCCGTTACGGATTTTTCGGCGCGGGTACTGGCTGCTGTCGCGCGGTTATACGCGGCTTATGCCGGC is a window of Pseudomonas sp. DC1.2 DNA encoding:
- the cobC gene encoding alpha-ribazole phosphatase family protein, whose amino-acid sequence is MTLCLDLLRHGETELGGGLRGSLDDALTAKGWAQMRAAVIDQGPWDRLVSSPLQRCARFADELGAQLGLPVQLDKDLQELHFGAWEGQSAADLMKTSADALGLFWADPYAFTPPEGEPVTDFSARVLAAVARLYAAYAGERVLLISHGGVMRLLLAQARGLPREQLLNVEVAHGALFSLEVESGGVLKAVS
- the cobT gene encoding nicotinate-nucleotide--dimethylbenzimidazole phosphoribosyltransferase, coding for MTQSWWLNPCKRIDAAAVEQAMARQQQLTKPAGSLGRLESVAVQLAGLQGQVKPSLERLWIAIFAGDHGVVAEGVSAFPQEVTGQMLHNFVSGGAAISVLARQLGAQLEVVDLGTVTLSLNLPGVRHLNVGPGTANFVTGAAMTTVQGELALQAGRDSVQRAIAAGAQLFIGGEMGIGNTTAASALACALLDCPVVHLAGPGTGLDAAGVSHKAQVIERALALHGAERGDALKTLFNLGGFEIAALVGAYLACAQEGVVVLVDGFICSVAALVAVRLNPECRQWLLFGHRGAEPGHRHVLETLGAEPLLDLGLRLGEGSGAALAVPLLRLACALHGDMATFAEAAVADRPA